One genomic region from Candidatus Omnitrophota bacterium encodes:
- the purH gene encoding bifunctional phosphoribosylaminoimidazolecarboxamide formyltransferase/IMP cyclohydrolase, whose protein sequence is MKRAKMRALISVTDKSGLDVFCRGLKKNGWELVASGGTAAYLRSKNIPVKDLSRVTGFVKMLGGRVKTLHPMVFGGILARAEDKADIKKFKLPLIDMVVTNFYTLKKGPGFIETIDVGGLSLLRAAAKNNKRVLPVCDTEDYPAVLKAIESGHIDDELKKYLVVKSFDLCTRYNARIVDILSPAKDFPEYMSLPLKKMMALRYGENPHQKAAFYSDGSFPGKILQGKPLSYNNILDMEAAILPVIRFSGGGCVIIKHTNPCGAAINKFQDKAYKDALDCDPVSAFGGIVSFNRKVTKKTAARLVKHFFEVICAPDFDKGARKVLSKKKNLILFKYRKWDSKLAVKRALGGYLVQEMKFPAIRFNEVTGKLTKSEKADVAFGLQVVFQAASNSSLVVKDGKTIGIGPGQCCRIESVKLAVDRAKKNTRGNLKGAVMVSDGFFPFDDSVRAAAKAGIKVVAAPSGSIKDSLVAATAKKLGVKLAFINHRLFRH, encoded by the coding sequence ATGAAAAGAGCAAAAATGCGCGCGCTGATCAGTGTCACCGATAAAAGCGGTCTAGATGTATTCTGCAGGGGATTGAAGAAAAACGGCTGGGAGCTTGTCGCCTCCGGCGGCACCGCCGCTTACCTGCGTTCAAAAAACATTCCCGTCAAGGATTTGAGCCGGGTAACCGGCTTCGTTAAAATGCTGGGCGGCAGGGTAAAGACCCTTCACCCCATGGTTTTCGGCGGGATCCTTGCAAGGGCTGAAGACAAAGCGGATATAAAGAAATTCAAGCTGCCCCTCATAGATATGGTGGTAACAAACTTCTACACACTTAAGAAAGGGCCCGGCTTCATAGAGACAATAGACGTCGGCGGCCTTTCTCTCCTGAGAGCGGCGGCGAAAAACAATAAACGTGTACTCCCTGTCTGCGACACTGAAGATTATCCTGCGGTTTTGAAAGCTATAGAGTCCGGGCACATAGATGATGAACTGAAAAAATATCTGGTGGTAAAATCATTTGACCTCTGTACCCGCTACAATGCGCGTATCGTAGACATATTGTCCCCGGCAAAGGATTTTCCCGAATATATGTCGCTCCCGCTAAAGAAGATGATGGCCTTGAGATACGGCGAAAATCCGCACCAGAAAGCGGCCTTCTATTCGGACGGCTCATTCCCGGGAAAGATTCTTCAGGGCAAACCTCTTTCATACAACAACATTCTGGATATGGAAGCCGCGATACTTCCGGTAATCAGGTTCTCCGGGGGTGGATGCGTTATAATAAAACACACGAACCCCTGCGGCGCGGCAATAAATAAATTTCAGGATAAGGCGTATAAAGACGCCCTTGACTGCGACCCCGTCAGCGCTTTCGGAGGTATCGTCTCATTTAACAGGAAAGTCACTAAAAAGACGGCTGCCCGGCTTGTGAAACACTTCTTTGAAGTGATCTGCGCCCCCGATTTTGATAAGGGCGCGCGCAAAGTCCTGAGTAAAAAAAAGAATCTGATACTTTTCAAATACCGGAAATGGGACTCAAAACTTGCGGTAAAGCGGGCGCTCGGCGGCTATCTCGTCCAGGAAATGAAATTTCCCGCGATCAGGTTCAACGAAGTCACCGGTAAACTCACGAAATCCGAAAAAGCAGATGTCGCGTTCGGTCTTCAGGTGGTATTTCAGGCCGCATCCAACTCTTCGCTCGTGGTTAAAGACGGAAAAACCATAGGTATCGGGCCGGGTCAGTGCTGCAGGATTGAATCCGTGAAACTCGCCGTGGACAGGGCAAAGAAGAACACCCGCGGGAACCTGAAAGGAGCGGTAATGGTCTCAGACGGGTTCTTCCCTTTTGATGATTCTGTCCGTGCCGCCGCTAAAGCCGGAATAAAAGTTGTCGCGGCCCCCTCAGGTTCTATAAAAGACAGCCTCGTGGCCGCAACCGCAAAAAAACTCGGCGTTAAACTCGCATTCATAAACCACCGGCTCTTCCGCCACTAA
- a CDS encoding type II toxin-antitoxin system RelE/ParE family toxin has translation MREIVFYETSAGRNPIDEFLNTLSSKQAQKAAWVLKLVEDLDIVPSEYFRKMTNTDDLWEVRVKAGSNIFRFVGFFDGLNLLVLAHAFQKKTPKTPRQAIQLAEKRKRDYLGRKKK, from the coding sequence ATAAGAGAAATTGTATTCTACGAAACATCGGCGGGACGGAACCCCATTGATGAGTTTTTAAACACATTGTCATCCAAGCAGGCACAGAAAGCCGCTTGGGTTTTGAAACTTGTCGAAGACTTGGATATCGTTCCCTCCGAATACTTTCGGAAGATGACGAATACTGATGATTTGTGGGAAGTCCGAGTCAAGGCGGGTTCGAATATTTTTCGCTTTGTTGGATTCTTTGACGGACTAAATTTACTGGTCTTGGCTCACGCCTTTCAGAAAAAAACGCCAAAGACCCCACGGCAAGCAATTCAGCTTGCCGAAAAAAGAAAACGGGACTATTTGGGGAGGAAAAAGAAATGA
- a CDS encoding helix-turn-helix transcriptional regulator, with product MSDLQKYIKKRKARDPEFASEFDAGYEQFKIGVMLKRAREEVGVTQEELAIRLHTKKTAISRIENHAEDIKLSTIEKFIHALGKHLRLEVT from the coding sequence ATGAGTGACCTGCAGAAGTACATTAAGAAACGGAAAGCACGAGATCCTGAATTCGCAAGTGAGTTCGACGCAGGATATGAACAGTTCAAAATTGGAGTGATGCTTAAGCGGGCAAGGGAAGAAGTTGGTGTTACACAGGAAGAACTCGCCATCAGGCTTCACACGAAAAAAACAGCTATATCCAGAATCGAAAATCACGCTGAGGATATCAAGCTTTCAACTATTGAGAAGTTTATACACGCACTCGGCAAACATCTCAGACTGGAAGTCACCTAA
- a CDS encoding histone deacetylase, giving the protein MKIIYDESCMGYNSPGHPERPERIRGVHSLLEKEGFSFITPEPAGDSDILLAHSEKLLKSVKNGDFYEPDTPCYDNIYNFALLSCGAAIQASELAASGSNAFSLMRPPGHHATRNNLMGFCYFNSIAIAALRLCKKKKIAIVDFDCHHGNGTEDILQEKENCLYVSLHQSPCYPGTGAESRGNIRNFPLPPGTGGEVYIHALERALQEVGQFDPDYIGVSAGFDAYKGDPLTDMALTKDDFQKTGELIKKLNKPVFSVLEGGYSTDLPELVLAYLTGLGSGL; this is encoded by the coding sequence ATAAAAATAATTTATGACGAAAGTTGTATGGGATATAATTCTCCCGGGCACCCTGAAAGACCTGAAAGAATAAGAGGTGTCCATTCCCTTCTTGAAAAAGAAGGATTCAGCTTTATAACTCCTGAGCCCGCCGGAGATTCAGATATTCTCCTTGCCCACTCGGAAAAGTTGCTGAAATCTGTTAAAAACGGGGATTTCTACGAGCCCGATACGCCGTGTTATGACAATATTTATAATTTTGCCCTTCTTTCGTGCGGGGCCGCAATACAGGCGTCGGAGCTTGCCGCTTCCGGTTCAAATGCTTTCTCACTTATGAGGCCGCCGGGACACCACGCAACGCGAAACAATCTTATGGGCTTCTGCTATTTCAATAGTATAGCTATTGCCGCACTGCGCCTTTGTAAGAAAAAGAAAATTGCTATTGTTGATTTTGACTGTCACCACGGAAACGGTACAGAAGATATTCTGCAGGAAAAAGAAAATTGCCTGTATGTCTCATTGCACCAGAGTCCGTGTTACCCGGGAACCGGCGCTGAGTCCCGCGGAAATATCAGGAATTTTCCCCTCCCTCCCGGAACCGGCGGAGAAGTTTATATACATGCGCTTGAAAGAGCTCTTCAGGAGGTTGGGCAGTTTGACCCTGATTATATAGGCGTTTCAGCCGGATTTGATGCATACAAAGGTGACCCGCTAACGGATATGGCTTTAACAAAAGATGACTTTCAAAAAACCGGAGAACTCATAAAAAAACTGAACAAGCCCGTTTTCTCTGTCCTTGAAGGCGGATATTCCACAGATCTGCCTGAACTCGTTCTAGCTTATCTTACCGGCCTCGGTTCTGGTCTGTAG
- a CDS encoding DUF3786 domain-containing protein codes for MGYNAALDKAYNRLGEISDINNVSVGFFADEYVADIEKRTLTDADSGKIVPDFIAVLILHYLIKKIEGLPEETGKWISFKEMDGGEIYYPAFRKRAVEPVIRKYGANPEGLLLSIDRLGASNESAGDCSIKIYPLEGVPVLITVFGQDDEFPAEASVLFDRSIKNIFATEDAAVLAGLVASKIK; via the coding sequence ATTAGGCGAGATCTCGGACATAAACAATGTGTCCGTCGGTTTTTTTGCTGATGAATATGTTGCTGATATTGAGAAGAGGACGCTGACAGACGCGGATAGCGGAAAAATCGTCCCCGATTTTATCGCAGTGCTCATTTTACATTATTTAATAAAAAAAATTGAAGGCCTGCCGGAAGAAACGGGTAAATGGATCTCTTTTAAGGAAATGGACGGAGGGGAAATATATTATCCGGCTTTCAGAAAACGAGCGGTGGAACCGGTGATCAGAAAATACGGGGCGAATCCCGAAGGGCTTCTTTTAAGTATTGACAGGCTCGGCGCCAGCAACGAATCAGCCGGAGATTGTTCTATAAAAATATATCCCCTTGAAGGTGTGCCCGTTCTTATCACTGTATTCGGTCAGGACGATGAATTCCCGGCCGAAGCCAGCGTTCTCTTTGACAGGAGCATAAAGAATATATTCGCTACGGAAGACGCCGCGGTCCTCGCCGGCCTCGTCGCCTCAAAAATCAAATAG